In Arachis stenosperma cultivar V10309 chromosome 1, arast.V10309.gnm1.PFL2, whole genome shotgun sequence, one DNA window encodes the following:
- the LOC130965687 gene encoding uncharacterized protein LOC130965687, whose amino-acid sequence MDQNSSFISRCKRKIIMDDKRKKLKTSQSDSQRTLYTRVPLQQIFHSSSSQESEILEKGRETHYGTHYKDKENYDTAKHHYIDSGSLGNISAETTKICRRERALKLAKKRNVNTRSGHDEGGSVDKSNVAMANRPATNDACTNTPPNNPNEVEVVWQTGKDGRRYNLPSTNEVAALIVGDFDFAKTDRDIVVETHSGRLQRINQLNPAYLALQYPLLFPYGEDGFKEDIPLNKKSGKEDKGRQEVSMKDFFAFRIQERLADASPLLYSRRLFQQFLVDGFSMIESARLNYIRLDQEKFRCEMYKGLSEAVLSGETRPASRGKRIILPSSFTGGPRYMIQNYQDAMAICRVVGYPDLFLTFTCNPKWPELEDFLKNRELHAEDRPDMVCRAFKVKLDKLIQDIRKNQIFGRVSAVVYTIEFQKRGLPHAHILLFLYHDDKFPTGEDIDRIISAEIPDKVNDPLYYEAVEKHMMHGPCGSFRKDSPCMENGQCMRHFPKRFVASTTIDEDGYPVYRRRDDGKIITKSGVELDNRYVVPHNRKLLLKYGAHINVEWCNQSRSIKYLFKYVNKGHDRVTASFYKSATSISPCEAAWRIFGYSIHYRNPSVVRLGFHLPGEQPVIFKDDENLDDVARKESVKESMFLGGSGEIYYLRLLLNFVRGPTSYEQIRTIDGVIYSTFRDACYAYGLLADDKEY is encoded by the exons ATGGACCAAAACTCCTCATTCATATCTAGGTGTAAAAGGAAGATTATCATGGATGACAAGAGAAAGAAGTTGAAGACATCACAATCAGACTCTCAGAGGACATTGTACACTCGAGTACCTCTGCAGCAAATCTTCCATAGCTCATCTTCACAAGAATCAG AAATTttagaaaaaggaagagaaacTCATTATGGAACTCATTACAAGGATAAGGAAAATTATGATACTGCAAAACACCACTACATAGACTCCGGCAGCTTAG GTAACATAAGTGCAGAGACGACGAAAATTTGCAGGAGGGAAAGGGCTCTTAAGCTGGCTAAAAAAAGAAATGTGAATACTCGATCAG GTCATGACGAGGGTGGCTCCGTGGACAAGAGTAACGTAGCAATGG CAAATCGACCAGCTACTAATGACGCATGCACAAACACGCCTCCAAATAATCCTAACGAAG TTGAGGTTGTTTGGCAAACGGGTAAAGATGGTAGGCGATATAACCTACCATCCACTAATGAGGTTGCTGCGCTGATAGTAGGCGACTTTGATTTTGCCAAAACTGATAGAGACATTGTGGTTGAAACACATAGTGGGAGGCTACAACGAATTAATCAGCTAAATCCAGCCTATTTGGCATTGCAGTACCCTTTATTGTTTCCATATGGAGAGGATGGGTTCAAGGAAGACATTCctctaaataaaaaaagtggTAAAGAAGATAAGGGTAGGCAAGAGGTCTCAATGAAGGATTTTTTTGCGTTCAGGATCCAAGAGAGGCTAGCCGATGCATCTCCATTGCTCTATTCAAGAAGGTTATTTCAGCAATTCTTGGTAGACGGATTCTCCATGATTGAGTCAGCCAGACTAAATTACATTCGGCTTGATCAAGAAAAGTTTAGGTGTGAAATGTACAAGGGCTTATCCGAAGCAGTGTTAAGTGGGGAAACTAGACCTGCGTCAAGAGGAAAACGTATCATCCTGCCTTCTTCATTCACGGGAGGGCCTAGGTACATGATACAAAACTACCAAGATGCAATGGCGATTTGCAGGGTGGTTGGCTATCCAGACCTTTTTCTTACATTCACATGTAATCCGAAATGGCCTGAATTAGAAGATTTTCTTAAGAATAGAGAACTACATGCAGAAGACCGACCAGACATGGTATGTAGAGCTTTCAAAGTTAAGTTGGACAAACTTATCCAAGACATCAGAAAGAACCAAATATTTGGGCGCGTTAGTGCAG TTGTCTATACAATCGAGTTTCAGAAGCGCGGTCTCCCTCATGCACATATTCTGTTATTTCTATATCATGATGACAAGTTTCCAACGGGAGAAGACATAGACCGGATCATAAGTGCTGAGATACCCGACAAGGTCAACGATCCACTATATTACGAAGCAGTGGAAAAGCACATGATGCATGGTCCATGTGGTAGTTTTAGGAAAGATTCACCCTGCATGGAAAATGGTCAATGCATGAGGCACTTTCCTAAGAGATTTGTTGCGAGTACTACTATTGATGAAGACGGTTATCCGGTTTATAGGCGCAGGGATGATGGCAAAATAATAACCAAATCAGGTGTGGAACTTGACAATCGATATGTCGTGCCTCACAATAGGAAGTTATTATTGAAATATGGTGCTCACATAAATGTTGAATGGTGTAACCAGTCAAGATCGATTAAGTATCTATTTAAATACGTCAATAAAGGCCACGACCGTGTTACAGCTTCATTTTACAAAAGTGCCACAA GTATATCCCCGTGTGAAGCTGCATGGAGAATTTTCGGGTATAGCATTCATTATAGGAACCCTTCTGTGGTAAGGCTAGGCTTTCACCTTCCTGGTGAACAACCAGTGATATTCAAAGACGATGAAAACCTGGATGACGTTGCTAGGAAAGAGTCTGTGAAAGAATCCATGTTCTTAGGAG gatcaggagaaattTACTACCTAAGACTACTTCTAAATTTTGTTAGAGGACCTACCAGTTATGAACAAATTAGAACTATTGATGGTGTTATCTACTCGACATTTCGAGATGCATGCTATGCATATGGACTTTTGGCTGATGATAAAGAATATTGA